In Mycoplasmopsis californica, one genomic interval encodes:
- a CDS encoding glycine--tRNA ligase — translation MLNKDKNITTLITHLKTMGFVFQGSEIYGGLANTWDYGPLGAMLKDNIEATWKRFFIQGEKNNFLLDSKILMNPQVWVTSGHVVNFNDPLIENLTNGKRYRADKLIEQIDSTIVAETLTFSQMKEFLDKNLTEYEGSKAKWSEIRKFNLMFETKQGVTEETKSKIYLRPETTQGIMVNFKNVQRAMRAKMPMGIGQVGKSFRNEVTPGNFIFRTREFEQMELEVFCAPEQANELFEYYVNRAQKFTQILGLSNENTRLRIHEKEELSHYSTATTDIEYRFPFGWGELLGVANRTNFDLSAHQKATGESLEYLDPNTNQKYIPHVIEPSMGLDRLMFAVLIEAYDEEKIDEDTRIVLRLDKKIAPYKVAVLPLVKKLSPKASEIYDDLLSRGIDAIFDETASIGKRYRRQDAIGTPTCITVDFDSLEDECVTVRDRDTMEQKRIKITDLIMHI, via the coding sequence ATGCTGAATAAAGACAAAAATATTACAACCCTAATTACCCATTTAAAAACAATGGGTTTTGTTTTTCAAGGAAGTGAAATTTATGGCGGCTTAGCTAACACATGAGATTATGGTCCCCTTGGAGCTATGTTAAAAGATAACATTGAGGCTACCTGAAAACGCTTTTTTATTCAAGGAGAAAAAAATAATTTTTTATTAGACTCTAAAATTTTAATGAATCCACAAGTATGGGTTACTTCAGGACATGTTGTTAATTTTAATGATCCTTTAATTGAAAATTTAACAAATGGCAAAAGATACCGTGCTGATAAGTTAATTGAACAAATTGATTCAACGATTGTTGCTGAAACATTAACTTTTTCGCAAATGAAAGAATTCTTGGATAAGAATCTAACTGAATATGAGGGTTCAAAAGCGAAATGAAGTGAAATTCGTAAATTTAATTTAATGTTTGAAACAAAACAAGGTGTGACAGAGGAAACAAAATCAAAAATTTATTTACGACCTGAAACAACTCAGGGAATAATGGTTAATTTCAAAAATGTGCAAAGAGCTATGCGCGCTAAAATGCCAATGGGTATTGGTCAAGTGGGCAAAAGTTTTCGTAATGAGGTGACGCCGGGAAACTTTATATTTAGAACTCGCGAATTCGAACAAATGGAACTTGAAGTTTTTTGTGCCCCGGAACAAGCTAATGAGTTATTTGAATACTATGTCAATAGAGCTCAAAAATTCACGCAAATACTGGGTTTAAGTAATGAAAATACTCGTTTAAGGATTCATGAAAAAGAAGAGCTTTCTCACTATTCGACAGCGACTACTGACATCGAATATAGATTTCCTTTTGGATGGGGGGAATTATTAGGGGTAGCTAATCGTACAAATTTTGATCTTAGCGCCCATCAAAAAGCAACTGGCGAAAGTTTAGAATACCTAGATCCGAATACAAATCAAAAATACATCCCGCACGTTATTGAACCATCAATGGGTCTAGACCGCTTAATGTTTGCTGTTTTAATTGAAGCATACGATGAAGAAAAAATTGATGAAGATACACGGATTGTCTTACGACTAGATAAAAAAATCGCTCCGTATAAAGTAGCTGTTTTACCTCTTGTTAAAAAGTTATCGCCAAAAGCATCCGAAATTTATGATGATTTATTAAGCCGAGGTATTGATGCAATTTTTGATGAAACGGCATCAATTGGAAAACGTTATCGTCGGCAAGATGCAATAGGGACACCAACTTGCATCACTGTCGATTTTGACAGCCTTGAAGATGAATGCGTAACAGTTCGTGATCGCGATACAATGGAACAAAAAAGAATTAAAATTACAGATTTAATAATGCATATTTAA
- the dnaG gene encoding DNA primase, translating to MNTDNLQSLKDEILSQLDIVDEISKHVTLVKKGQSYVCLCPFHDDSNPSLTINRNKQIFKCFVCQVGGDVIKFVSKFKKISWYDSLKYLANELNLDYDNTLFMTEPSRYSAFDLEVTELNEEVNSFFKINFKKLKNTTLNNFFLSRDLNTDLLNNFDIGYCEARVFTEFFGSKIHEKPLIFAKAGLIHVDTLAPTFDNRVTFAIRDDQGKVVGFSARSLDKDAKPKYINSSESTLFQKNALLYNYWRAKDATHEQKRLIIVEGFFDVIALYKIGKDNVVALMGTSLTNNHLKFLHNKDIILFLDGDQAGQSASLKNAKFLLSKNINVHIVKNQTRLDPDEIIKKYGIEYIQTMLDKAQLATDFIYDYFKHQYNLQPDSSNNLDSISNFVDSFFEYINVCNQNIRNYYIDRIKNEFSFDPAININLSKNTQKHSYNADYTNEFTQSFYTNQAFVEDNYIYQHELPQKPYLASEQKTESLSWIDRLFYAILEHPSLRELFIQRANSNEGKLYLKVFKDYKSEVYDLITQPDCDLEYVKKILAPNDQKRQEFDSYTQDFYRNTEQNYNNLLENFNFAYRNAQNESFRRYAMETATPEFSDRANKLPAVFSDHAINSKNSFNSKNKK from the coding sequence ATGAACACAGATAATTTGCAATCCTTAAAAGATGAAATTCTTTCACAACTTGATATTGTTGATGAAATTAGCAAGCACGTTACTTTGGTCAAAAAAGGCCAAAGTTATGTTTGTTTATGTCCTTTTCACGACGATTCAAATCCGTCGCTAACTATTAATCGCAACAAGCAAATATTTAAGTGCTTTGTATGTCAGGTTGGTGGCGATGTTATTAAATTTGTCTCTAAATTTAAAAAAATTTCTTGATATGATTCACTTAAATATTTAGCTAATGAGTTAAATTTAGATTATGACAATACATTATTTATGACAGAGCCTTCGCGCTATTCCGCCTTCGATTTAGAAGTTACCGAACTTAATGAAGAGGTGAATTCATTTTTTAAGATAAATTTTAAAAAACTAAAAAACACAACCTTGAATAATTTTTTTCTCTCTCGTGACCTGAACACAGATTTGTTAAATAATTTTGATATTGGCTACTGCGAAGCGAGGGTATTTACGGAGTTTTTTGGTTCTAAAATTCATGAAAAACCACTCATTTTTGCAAAAGCAGGACTAATACATGTCGACACTTTAGCTCCAACATTTGACAATCGCGTTACTTTTGCTATTAGGGACGACCAAGGGAAAGTAGTGGGTTTTAGCGCCCGTTCCTTAGACAAAGATGCTAAGCCAAAGTATATAAATAGCTCAGAATCGACACTATTTCAGAAAAATGCATTGCTTTATAACTATTGAAGAGCTAAGGATGCGACACATGAACAAAAACGATTAATTATTGTCGAAGGATTTTTTGATGTTATAGCATTGTATAAAATTGGTAAAGACAATGTTGTGGCTCTTATGGGTACGTCATTGACTAATAATCATTTGAAATTCTTGCATAACAAAGATATTATTTTATTTTTAGATGGTGATCAAGCGGGTCAAAGCGCTTCTTTAAAAAATGCTAAATTTTTACTATCGAAAAATATTAATGTTCATATAGTTAAAAATCAAACAAGACTTGATCCTGATGAAATTATCAAAAAATATGGAATCGAATATATCCAAACTATGCTTGATAAAGCGCAACTTGCAACCGATTTTATTTATGATTATTTTAAACATCAGTATAATTTGCAGCCTGATTCTTCTAATAATCTAGACAGCATTAGTAATTTTGTGGATAGTTTTTTTGAATACATCAATGTCTGCAATCAAAACATAAGAAATTATTACATTGACAGAATTAAAAATGAATTTAGTTTTGATCCTGCAATCAATATTAATCTGTCCAAAAACACACAGAAACACTCATATAATGCTGACTATACTAATGAATTTACCCAATCTTTTTATACTAATCAAGCATTTGTTGAAGATAATTATATTTATCAACATGAACTGCCCCAAAAACCATATTTAGCAAGTGAGCAAAAAACAGAGTCTCTAAGTTGGATTGATCGATTATTTTATGCAATTTTGGAACATCCATCTTTGCGAGAGCTTTTTATTCAACGAGCTAATTCGAATGAAGGGAAATTATACTTAAAGGTATTCAAAGACTACAAAAGCGAGGTTTATGATTTAATAACTCAACCCGATTGCGATTTGGAATACGTTAAAAAAATTTTAGCACCCAATGACCAAAAACGGCAAGAATTCGATTCTTATACACAAGATTTTTACCGCAATACAGAACAAAATTACAACAATTTATTAGAAAATTTTAATTTTGCTTACCGCAACGCTCAAAACGAAAGTTTTCGCAGATACGCTATGGAGACGGCAACGCCCGAATTTAGTGACCGTGCCAACAAGTTGCCAGCAGTTTTTAGCGACCATGCAATAAATTCAAAAAATAGTTTTAATTCAAAAAATAAGAAATAA
- a CDS encoding RNA polymerase sigma factor, with protein MAKKEYESVIKLISKYAKSNNIESLSQAQVYEYLDEIKVEIPDDSMDEVLAELHQRGLILDDTDLGDDDFSDVEDFMVEINENGDYDNSDNTDEEQVFKKSRSNEEEEEYDELESAIDLGDYDDDYSSEYSFSDDYEYSDDSSYAEDDEDEIIEKKEVKEVKKESKRKSAKSITDDDLEIENYDDEEIDLSKDSDDVNPHKLINKLSETNDIVKWYMRWIGKYGKLLNKEEEEKLAFEMEKGGFRGKRARDKLIKHNLRLVINNAKKYKNRGLSFIDLISEGNAGLLKASQKFNVSKGFKFSTYATWWIRQAITRAVADQARTIRVPVHMVETINKIAKIERELHQENGTEPTDEEVASRFGQGFDAEKVRNIRRINIDPISLNKQIGKENDSSFSDFVKDESVVNPTDYASQEELVDILNEILRESLDSDERRLICKRFGVGYDENGEKYNITPLEELARERNVSKERIRQIENKILRKLKNCTKKGKHLKDFFR; from the coding sequence ATGGCTAAAAAAGAATATGAATCAGTGATAAAACTAATTTCGAAATACGCTAAAAGCAACAACATCGAATCTCTATCGCAAGCACAAGTTTATGAATATTTAGACGAGATTAAGGTGGAAATACCAGATGATTCAATGGATGAGGTTCTTGCAGAACTTCATCAAAGAGGTTTGATTCTTGATGATACAGACCTGGGGGATGATGATTTTAGTGATGTCGAAGATTTCATGGTAGAAATTAATGAAAATGGAGACTATGACAACTCGGATAATACTGACGAAGAACAAGTTTTCAAAAAATCTCGTTCAAATGAAGAGGAAGAAGAGTACGACGAATTAGAAAGCGCCATTGATTTAGGTGATTATGATGATGATTATTCATCAGAATATTCATTTAGCGATGATTATGAATATTCAGACGATTCAAGTTACGCAGAAGATGACGAAGATGAAATAATAGAGAAAAAAGAAGTAAAAGAAGTCAAAAAAGAATCGAAACGCAAATCTGCCAAGTCAATTACCGATGATGATTTAGAGATTGAAAATTATGACGATGAGGAAATTGATTTAAGCAAAGATTCTGATGATGTCAACCCTCATAAATTAATCAACAAACTAAGCGAAACCAACGATATTGTTAAGTGATACATGCGTTGAATTGGTAAGTATGGAAAATTATTAAATAAAGAAGAAGAAGAAAAACTAGCTTTCGAAATGGAAAAAGGAGGCTTTAGAGGCAAAAGGGCTCGTGATAAGTTAATTAAACATAATTTACGTTTAGTTATAAATAATGCTAAAAAATACAAAAATCGCGGATTAAGCTTTATTGATTTGATTTCTGAAGGTAATGCCGGTTTATTAAAAGCATCGCAAAAATTCAATGTAAGTAAAGGATTTAAGTTTTCTACCTATGCTACCTGATGAATCCGTCAAGCAATTACGCGTGCTGTTGCTGACCAAGCACGCACCATTCGTGTTCCTGTTCACATGGTTGAAACAATAAATAAGATAGCTAAGATTGAGCGCGAATTACACCAAGAAAACGGGACAGAACCAACAGATGAAGAAGTAGCAAGTCGTTTTGGCCAAGGCTTTGATGCCGAAAAAGTTCGTAATATCCGTCGCATCAACATTGATCCTATTTCTTTGAATAAACAAATCGGAAAAGAAAACGACTCTTCATTTTCTGACTTTGTCAAAGATGAAAGTGTGGTGAATCCAACTGATTATGCATCGCAGGAAGAATTAGTTGATATTTTGAATGAAATTTTACGTGAATCATTAGACTCTGACGAACGAAGACTTATTTGCAAGCGATTTGGCGTCGGTTATGATGAAAACGGAGAAAAATACAACATCACACCGCTTGAAGAATTAGCCCGTGAGCGTAATGTTTCAAAAGAGCGTATTCGCCAAATTGAAAACAAAATTTTACGCAAGTTAAAAAACTGCACCAAAAAAGGAAAACATCTAAAGGATTTTTTTAGATAA
- a CDS encoding Nif3-like dinuclear metal center hexameric protein: protein MTVSQIVSFLLEKYPLEWQEPWDYSGLSVKTKLNSSLKGVVVAIDLNSQVVQKAIELQANLIVVHHPFKFAKLWSDDFELAPYKIKILSKLRRYGISVLSLHTNYDNSSQSTSFQIARYLDLQNYVLKYQQNYPCLISTSLSVNEIIDALSKKLNLHSFRTNAGNYTQKYSKIAFLAGSGSSSLARQLSEEGIELIITSDIKWSDWIMFQEHNVKILEIPHLVEQVFVGDISEQLQTKFKNIKINAVYLEQPYRNI from the coding sequence ATGACAGTTAGTCAAATAGTTTCTTTTTTACTTGAAAAATACCCATTAGAATGACAAGAACCCTGAGATTATAGTGGTTTAAGTGTTAAAACTAAATTAAATTCTTCTCTCAAAGGAGTTGTTGTAGCTATTGATTTAAATTCACAAGTTGTTCAAAAAGCGATTGAATTGCAGGCGAATTTAATAGTAGTTCATCATCCATTTAAATTTGCGAAGTTATGGTCTGACGATTTTGAATTAGCACCCTACAAGATAAAAATTCTATCAAAATTACGTCGCTATGGCATTAGTGTACTTTCTCTTCATACTAATTACGACAATTCTTCTCAGTCTACCTCATTTCAAATTGCTCGCTATTTAGATTTGCAAAATTACGTACTAAAATACCAACAAAATTATCCCTGCCTAATATCTACAAGTTTGAGCGTTAATGAAATTATTGATGCATTATCTAAAAAGTTAAATCTTCACTCATTTCGTACAAATGCTGGCAACTACACACAAAAATACTCAAAAATCGCTTTTTTAGCAGGGTCGGGATCATCGTCACTTGCCCGCCAATTAAGTGAAGAAGGCATTGAATTAATTATAACTAGTGATATAAAATGGTCGGACTGAATTATGTTTCAAGAACATAATGTTAAAATTCTTGAAATACCGCATTTAGTTGAACAAGTTTTTGTTGGTGATATTTCTGAACAATTACAAACAAAATTCAAAAACATTAAGATAAACGCCGTTTATTTAGAGCAACCTTATAGAAATATTTAG
- a CDS encoding dUTP diphosphatase, with the protein MNFSHIFKMQAELDKAINSREDLKHVMPEEYKAKWLLALLVETAEFANEIQCFKYWKKHKTVDKAAVLEEFADVLHFLGSYGYKLNVDPIIEPKIVSKFPTDQILEIFRIASDTTINISKETISELIALALGCAKILGYTDDEIIEYYNLKNKKNFERVQNHY; encoded by the coding sequence ATGAATTTCTCACATATTTTTAAAATGCAAGCTGAACTAGATAAAGCAATCAATTCGCGTGAAGACCTTAAACACGTTATGCCTGAGGAATATAAAGCAAAATGACTTCTAGCTTTACTTGTTGAAACTGCTGAATTCGCTAATGAAATTCAGTGTTTTAAATACTGAAAAAAACACAAAACAGTAGATAAAGCTGCTGTTTTAGAGGAATTTGCTGATGTTTTACATTTTCTTGGATCATATGGGTATAAGTTGAATGTAGATCCAATCATAGAACCTAAAATTGTTTCTAAATTCCCGACAGACCAAATTTTAGAAATTTTTCGTATCGCAAGTGATACTACAATAAATATATCAAAAGAAACTATTAGCGAGCTTATTGCTTTAGCACTTGGATGTGCAAAAATCTTGGGTTATACCGATGATGAAATTATAGAGTACTACAATTTAAAAAATAAAAAGAATTTTGAACGTGTTCAAAATCATTATTAA
- a CDS encoding TIGR00282 family metallophosphoesterase: MTKNKKLKILFIGDIFGQPGIDILAQHLPALKNEHKIDITIAQCENVTERKGFIKRDYDQLKTIGVDICTLGNHVWAEEGIFEIIHNPDIIRPLNIDKSYAGQGTNIFYLDKGVSLRVTSLMGITFNKLMNPWKDEYADNFFDAMDIIKYSAEPADFHFVDFHAETTSEKAVLALYLDGDVDAVCGTHTHVQTNDARLLPKNTCFITDVGMTGPHNCAIGANYKEVYENMRFRAKSRYQVSPNSCQLNAVVIELNTINKHKNKIIPIKIDPK, translated from the coding sequence ATGACTAAAAACAAAAAACTAAAAATTCTTTTTATTGGCGATATTTTTGGCCAACCAGGTATTGATATCCTCGCACAACATTTACCAGCACTAAAAAATGAGCACAAAATAGATATAACTATTGCACAGTGTGAAAATGTAACTGAGCGTAAAGGTTTTATAAAGCGTGATTATGACCAATTGAAAACTATCGGCGTTGATATTTGTACTCTTGGTAATCACGTTTGAGCAGAAGAAGGTATTTTCGAAATAATTCATAATCCAGATATTATTAGACCGTTAAATATAGACAAATCATATGCGGGTCAAGGAACTAATATTTTTTATTTAGATAAGGGTGTAAGTCTAAGAGTAACATCCCTGATGGGAATAACATTTAATAAGTTAATGAATCCTTGAAAAGATGAATATGCCGACAACTTCTTTGATGCAATGGACATTATAAAATATAGTGCCGAACCTGCTGACTTTCACTTTGTTGATTTCCATGCTGAAACCACGAGTGAAAAAGCAGTATTAGCACTATATTTAGATGGAGACGTGGATGCTGTCTGTGGCACTCATACACACGTTCAAACTAATGATGCAAGATTGCTACCTAAAAATACTTGCTTTATAACCGATGTTGGAATGACAGGACCTCATAATTGCGCAATCGGAGCAAATTATAAAGAGGTCTATGAAAATATGCGCTTTAGAGCAAAATCTAGATATCAAGTCTCTCCTAATTCTTGCCAACTTAATGCAGTTGTAATCGAATTGAATACAATCAATAAACATAAAAACAAAATTATTCCAATTAAAATTGATCCTAAATAA
- a CDS encoding MAG6410 family transglutaminase-related lipoprotein, translating into MKKKNKIIGFGFILSANIAICSTQLVSCKNLSQLSEQDVASNSNNAISKTSETNNDKKRVQSLSKPSSNQSTEHETANKTTKPSQSETMSDQTEKQTQQLTHPLTKLTPASPVTSEIKIKDPTIKPDLQANEANNVSKSEKQELNTDSSKPLKNDPKQELVLQIPKVENSEINNAILSARHTGFNYYSQPDYHFGKNAEELIKDQELKLELLDKQNEPVEGVKWYVRIYYPNDVVYELKNNLNKDTGLVYVNDNTIKGFNDTDKEKNVEVWGEYQGGLYQLKVKIWNHKQSQNIAEYNQSLKRVKELSQSWHHLSPLQRALKAYEWLCNNVRYQEGQYLGDDQTAYSAIIGLASVCTGYAKGFKMFMDELKIPNILLTGDVGSEKHIWNMIELDDGWYHVDATWGAKKLGRDVNYNYFLVNDYDLKIQNRKYNNRFPFNQMGQKYRAYKLNNFITSEEDIKKIINKQLMLKTNNNILQLHTPYTKQFEPTVKNVIEKMFQQRSNPYAKRNPEMNMVKYEYFLPKLENSNIKSVNLTIEKHTNSKSSYILKINKNEKVDLNNENIFVEGAFIKSIENYDNHTLVYLYNFDDLKNQNIKINVYKIGYDFKYEQKTFTFDVLQQSKPEGLFVGNDNKSGKIINVDETIEYRIDVGVWQSVQGTSINLNETGTKTVSLRKKANATHLLSEVQVIKPFKPRDLDREIKIYNGYVTGVDNSMQYRVKGTDKWIDIRGNKILLPSGTYDFWIKPGNGNLAGEIYTLQV; encoded by the coding sequence ATGAAGAAGAAAAATAAAATAATTGGTTTTGGTTTTATATTAAGTGCGAATATTGCTATTTGTTCAACTCAACTAGTATCTTGTAAAAATTTATCACAACTAAGTGAGCAAGATGTAGCAAGCAATTCAAATAATGCAATCTCAAAAACATCTGAAACAAACAACGATAAAAAAAGAGTGCAATCACTAAGTAAACCTAGTTCAAACCAATCTACAGAACACGAAACCGCTAATAAAACCACTAAACCAAGTCAAAGTGAAACAATGTCCGACCAGACTGAGAAACAAACGCAACAGCTAACTCACCCCTTAACCAAATTAACTCCCGCATCGCCAGTTACAAGCGAAATAAAAATCAAAGATCCCACTATTAAACCTGATTTGCAAGCAAATGAAGCTAATAATGTCTCAAAATCTGAAAAACAAGAACTAAATACCGATTCCTCTAAACCATTAAAGAACGATCCAAAACAAGAATTAGTTTTGCAAATACCAAAAGTAGAAAATTCAGAAATTAATAACGCTATTTTGAGTGCACGCCACACTGGTTTTAATTATTATTCACAGCCTGATTATCATTTTGGTAAAAATGCAGAAGAATTAATAAAAGATCAAGAATTAAAACTTGAATTGTTAGACAAACAAAACGAACCTGTTGAAGGTGTTAAATGGTATGTAAGAATTTATTATCCTAACGATGTTGTTTATGAATTAAAAAACAATTTAAATAAAGACACGGGACTGGTGTATGTCAATGACAACACTATAAAAGGGTTTAATGATACGGATAAAGAAAAAAATGTTGAAGTATGAGGCGAATACCAAGGCGGATTGTATCAATTAAAGGTTAAAATTTGAAATCATAAACAAAGCCAAAATATCGCTGAATACAACCAATCGCTTAAAAGGGTTAAAGAATTATCGCAAAGCTGACATCATTTAAGTCCCTTGCAAAGAGCTTTAAAAGCTTATGAATGATTATGTAATAATGTTAGATATCAAGAAGGGCAATATTTAGGTGATGATCAAACTGCTTATTCAGCAATTATTGGTTTAGCAAGTGTATGTACTGGATATGCTAAAGGATTTAAAATGTTTATGGATGAGTTAAAAATTCCAAATATTTTACTAACAGGAGATGTAGGCAGTGAAAAACATATTTGGAATATGATTGAGCTTGATGATGGTTGATATCATGTGGATGCTACCTGAGGGGCTAAAAAATTAGGTCGGGATGTAAATTACAATTATTTTTTGGTCAATGATTATGATTTGAAAATTCAAAATCGGAAATATAATAATAGATTCCCTTTTAATCAAATGGGTCAAAAATACAGAGCGTATAAATTAAATAATTTTATTACTAGCGAAGAAGATATTAAAAAAATAATTAATAAACAATTAATGTTAAAGACAAATAATAATATCTTACAATTACATACACCTTATACCAAACAATTTGAACCTACTGTTAAAAATGTAATCGAAAAAATGTTTCAACAAAGAAGTAATCCATACGCAAAAAGAAACCCTGAAATGAACATGGTTAAATACGAATACTTTTTACCAAAGTTAGAAAACAGTAATATAAAAAGTGTTAATTTAACTATTGAAAAACATACAAATAGCAAAAGTTCATATATTTTAAAAATAAATAAAAACGAAAAAGTCGATTTAAATAACGAAAATATTTTTGTTGAAGGCGCGTTTATAAAAAGTATTGAAAATTATGACAATCACACTTTGGTGTATTTATATAATTTTGACGATTTAAAAAATCAAAATATTAAAATAAACGTTTATAAAATAGGATACGATTTTAAATATGAACAAAAAACGTTTACCTTTGACGTTCTTCAACAATCTAAACCAGAAGGTTTATTTGTCGGAAATGACAATAAATCAGGAAAAATAATAAATGTTGATGAGACGATAGAGTATAGAATTGACGTTGGTGTTTGACAATCTGTTCAAGGAACGTCCATTAATTTAAATGAGACAGGAACAAAAACTGTTTCGCTGCGTAAAAAAGCTAATGCTACGCACTTGTTAAGTGAAGTCCAAGTTATTAAGCCTTTTAAACCTCGTGATCTTGATAGGGAAATAAAAATTTATAATGGTTATGTTACAGGTGTTGATAATTCGATGCAATATCGTGTTAAAGGCACTGATAAATGAATAGATATAAGAGGTAATAAAATATTATTGCCGTCTGGTACATACGATTTTTGAATAAAACCAGGGAATGGTAATTTAGCAGGTGAAATTTACACATTGCAAGTTTAA
- a CDS encoding ABC transporter permease: MNKLMQLTRRNLIIFFKDRRRMFFTFMAPLIVLLCFVLFARRIYFSQMPNEVDEKIKNQYADISMLIGLLSVTSFTNAISLSSIMVSDAERKVLNDLYISPVRAGIVRFSYLIYNIILNICITFLMFIIALCWMAINQTLVVKVDILGISKTYYSFNTAKILIIIGIIVLGAFLNSSLFVFFLSFLSNSSAFSAISASLSAIAGFLIGAFVPLHTFPRPIAEFSSLIPSTHISNMIRHFIVEDLIFANKELFKVNHALSDFNILFGQDIKWWASFIYTVSWTTLMMSLNISLTNLKRR, from the coding sequence ATGAATAAATTAATGCAGCTAACTAGACGTAATTTAATAATCTTTTTCAAAGACCGTCGTAGAATGTTTTTCACTTTTATGGCTCCATTAATTGTGCTATTGTGCTTTGTTTTATTTGCTCGCCGAATTTATTTTTCACAGATGCCAAATGAAGTGGATGAAAAAATAAAAAATCAATACGCTGATATATCAATGTTAATTGGTTTATTATCGGTTACATCCTTTACGAATGCAATTAGTTTATCGTCAATTATGGTCAGTGATGCTGAACGTAAAGTTCTTAACGATTTATACATTTCACCCGTTCGTGCGGGAATTGTTAGATTTAGTTATCTTATCTACAATATTATTTTGAATATTTGCATTACATTTCTAATGTTTATTATTGCTTTATGTTGAATGGCGATTAATCAAACATTGGTTGTTAAGGTTGATATTTTAGGAATTTCTAAAACTTATTATTCATTTAACACTGCTAAAATCTTAATAATTATTGGCATAATTGTCCTGGGTGCTTTTTTAAATAGTTCTTTATTTGTGTTTTTTCTAAGTTTTTTAAGCAATAGTTCAGCTTTTAGTGCGATTAGCGCTAGTCTAAGTGCAATAGCAGGATTTTTAATTGGGGCATTTGTCCCTCTTCACACTTTTCCTCGTCCGATTGCAGAATTTAGCTCCTTAATTCCTTCAACTCACATTTCCAATATGATTCGACACTTTATTGTTGAGGATTTAATTTTTGCTAATAAAGAATTATTTAAAGTTAATCATGCTTTATCCGATTTTAATATCTTATTTGGTCAAGATATCAAATGATGAGCATCATTTATTTACACAGTTTCCTGAACGACATTAATGATGAGCCTTAATATTTCTCTTACTAATCTAAAAAGAAGATAA